Below is a window of Gilliamella sp. ESL0405 DNA.
TGGTATATAAGCCATTTTGCTTAGCTAACATTTCTGCACGCATCACAATACGATCAATCGGCGAAGTTTGTAGCGATCTCACTTGACGATTAATATCTTGGTCAGCAAATCGCCCGGATTCGCTTTCAATTAAATGAATGGTTTCGGTCAGCCATAATGACTCAAGTTTATCTCGCATTATATTTGATCTTCACGTTTAATGAATCGATAAAAGAAACGCGACATAAGTCGCGTTCGAGAGTAAGTCACAACAACTATTGTGTTATTTCGCCAATTTTACTTAACAGAGTTTGAATACGTTGTTGCCACACTTGTTGATCTTGCTTAAGTTTTTCGTTTTCAGCGCGTAAGGTTTTAATCTCATCAGAACTATCATTGATCAGTTGCTCCAACTCTTGATTACCTTGCTTTAACGTCGCAATTTCATGTTGTAATGTATTGATAGTATTAACGGTATGTTGGACTTTACTTTCCAATTGATTCAATATTTCTAATGACATATTTTTCCTCAAACTCAATTTATTTGGTATATAATAGGTAGTATTATAACGAATTCATTCTGAAATCAACACCTTTTTAAAATATAAGTTGGAGAAAATTATGCGAAAACCACTCGTTATGGGTAACTGGAAACTCAATGGTAGTATCGAAATGGCTAAAAGCTTAGTAGAAGGACTAAGAAACGAGCTATCGACTGATGTCGATTGTGATGTTGCAATTGCCCCACCGGTTGTCTATTTAGACTTTGTTAAACACCAATTAGGTGGATCGAATATTATTTTAGGTGCGCAAGATGTCGATATTCATCTTTCCGGCGCTTACACTGGTGAAGTATCTGCAACCATGTTAAAAGAAGTTGGCGTTACGCATGTGATTATTGGTCACTCTGAGCGTCGTACTTATCACAAAGAATCAGACGAATTTATCGCACAAAAATTTGGCGTG
It encodes the following:
- the zapB gene encoding cell division protein ZapB, encoding MSLEILNQLESKVQHTVNTINTLQHEIATLKQGNQELEQLINDSSDEIKTLRAENEKLKQDQQVWQQRIQTLLSKIGEITQ